A single window of Cytobacillus dafuensis DNA harbors:
- a CDS encoding AbiU2 domain-containing protein codes for MNAYTEKEAKLLIKGLMQEIIGVKSKFDLWKHIQDNRNEHINELNLAPAFFTIILHSLFNDVIITTAKLYEHGRDTINLNKLINIAENHKKIFVYSEGKEPLLNNYVIKEHRIKIETKQEQLDNLFTWRDRVYAHNDKKYFFEKSQVTKDAKLTIENLNALIYDAWEIVNFYSLALEGKAWLLDSPDNLDVCKILFILKMYNKQRENEIDIFRIGMGLNPTKK; via the coding sequence TTGAACGCATATACTGAGAAAGAGGCAAAGTTACTAATAAAAGGGTTAATGCAAGAAATCATTGGAGTTAAGTCTAAGTTTGATTTGTGGAAACACATCCAAGATAACAGAAATGAACATATTAATGAATTAAACCTAGCCCCTGCTTTTTTTACTATAATACTACATTCCTTATTTAATGATGTTATTATAACAACTGCAAAATTATATGAACACGGCAGAGATACTATTAATCTAAACAAATTAATTAACATTGCTGAAAATCATAAAAAAATTTTTGTTTATAGTGAAGGTAAGGAACCTTTATTAAATAATTATGTAATAAAGGAACATAGAATAAAAATTGAAACCAAACAGGAACAGTTAGACAACCTTTTTACTTGGCGTGATAGAGTATATGCTCATAATGACAAAAAATATTTTTTTGAAAAGAGTCAGGTAACAAAAGATGCGAAACTTACAATAGAAAATTTAAATGCTTTAATATATGATGCTTGGGAAATAGTTAACTTTTATTCACTAGCTTTAGAAGGGAAAGCATGGTTATTAGATTCACCAGATAATCTTGATGTTTGCAAAATACTATTTATTTTAAAAATGTATAACAAACAGAGAGAAAACGAAATAGATATTTTTAGGATAGGTATGGGTTTAAATCCAACAAAAAAATAA
- a CDS encoding alpha/beta fold hydrolase: MLHYRSFYMNDDTPWVTLIHGAGGNSSIWYKQLREYKKHFNVLLIDLRGHGESTNSMWQKGDSFEQVADEVLEVLDHLKIKKTHFVGISLGTIVIQTIAKKQPDRFQSMVLGGAVTKLNLRTSFLVSIGNLMKRIIPYMWIVSLFAWILMPKENHKEARKKFVFEAKKMCQKEFINWFSLTKRVNPFLKSMQKDFFGIPTLFVMGEEDYLFLEDAQMVVIATKDTTFETIKNAGHVCNIDQPRRFNDVTIKFMFNHNRNVMLPILHA; the protein is encoded by the coding sequence ATGTTACATTATCGATCATTTTACATGAATGACGATACCCCTTGGGTAACTCTAATACATGGAGCAGGGGGGAATTCGTCGATTTGGTATAAACAATTACGTGAATATAAAAAGCATTTTAATGTACTATTAATTGATTTGAGAGGGCATGGAGAATCCACAAACAGCATGTGGCAAAAAGGAGATTCCTTCGAACAAGTAGCCGATGAGGTTTTGGAAGTATTAGATCATTTAAAAATAAAGAAAACTCATTTTGTAGGTATTTCACTAGGGACGATTGTAATTCAAACAATTGCTAAAAAACAACCTGATCGCTTTCAGTCTATGGTTTTAGGTGGAGCGGTCACGAAGTTGAATTTACGCACAAGTTTTTTAGTTAGTATTGGTAATCTAATGAAACGCATTATACCTTATATGTGGATAGTTAGCCTATTTGCTTGGATTCTCATGCCGAAAGAGAATCATAAAGAAGCTCGCAAAAAATTTGTATTCGAAGCGAAAAAGATGTGCCAAAAAGAATTCATTAACTGGTTTTCTCTAACCAAACGGGTTAATCCGTTCCTAAAAAGTATGCAGAAAGACTTTTTTGGTATTCCTACTTTATTTGTAATGGGAGAAGAAGATTATTTGTTTTTGGAAGATGCGCAAATGGTGGTTATAGCAACAAAAGATACGACATTTGAAACGATTAAAAATGCCGGTCATGTATGTAACATTGATCAACCGAGAAGATTTAATGATGTGACTATAAAATTTATGTTTAATCATAATCGTAATGTTATGTTGCCGATACTTCATGCGTGA
- a CDS encoding MerR family transcriptional regulator — protein MKKVHEVCKSIGVTRRTLHYYDEIGLLSPTVRTESGYRLYDDMAVEKLFKILLLSELGYSLNDIQEMMNNPDVDLRDSIGNQIKILNKKKARLENLIGYANTIKLTGIIPLNFKEYGDITFEEFIEKSKNTYNMNMFTNNTEGINNPLDSKLIQKAEELLTLPEKEWYEYETSELLEILEMAKNILSVTDFNEIRTNNELMDEFMKFVDKDVSSKEVQEHVEKLYDYMNKDKDHPMSLGNFSLIGKTFAAGGDVDMLFTSSLGKETTDYIAKAIQVYCDNFTVEQREEEGGRR, from the coding sequence ATGAAGAAGGTACACGAAGTATGTAAATCAATTGGCGTGACTAGGCGTACTCTGCATTATTATGATGAAATTGGACTTTTATCACCAACAGTACGCACAGAGTCTGGTTATCGACTATATGATGATATGGCAGTGGAAAAGCTCTTTAAGATTTTATTGTTGAGTGAATTGGGATACTCACTAAATGATATTCAGGAGATGATGAATAATCCAGACGTTGACCTGAGAGATTCGATAGGAAACCAAATTAAAATATTAAATAAAAAAAAGGCGCGGTTAGAGAATCTAATTGGATATGCAAACACAATTAAATTGACTGGAATCATTCCTCTCAATTTTAAAGAATACGGTGATATTACATTTGAGGAATTTATAGAGAAATCTAAAAACACTTATAACATGAATATGTTTACAAATAATACAGAAGGAATAAATAATCCTCTTGATTCTAAATTAATTCAAAAAGCTGAAGAACTTCTCACACTACCGGAAAAGGAGTGGTACGAGTATGAGACATCTGAATTACTTGAAATACTTGAAATGGCAAAAAACATATTAAGTGTTACCGATTTTAACGAAATACGGACAAATAACGAGTTGATGGATGAATTTATGAAATTTGTCGACAAGGATGTAAGTTCAAAAGAGGTGCAGGAGCATGTTGAAAAATTGTATGACTATATGAACAAAGATAAGGATCATCCTATGTCACTCGGCAACTTTTCACTGATTGGGAAAACTTTCGCAGCTGGAGGAGATGTTGATATGTTGTTCACCAGTAGTCTCGGAAAAGAAACTACTGATTATATAGCAAAAGCAATTCAGGTTTATTGTGACAATTTTACGGTGGAGCAAAGAGAAGAAGAAGGAGGACGAAGATAA
- a CDS encoding TOTE conflict system archaeo-eukaryotic primase domain-containing protein — MTNVNLLSKKIDNNNLKEISKVLERRFFYNKEAYGKQQFDDNRVVVYKTIYNKIDPNVIKNAIENKQAIMAYQQKFDKLKWLCLDFDIKSSVLYEDYNFHEDSLYKPMLINDLHKIIETLHNYNIKYLLEYSGNRGFHVWIFLDKEINKQLGSTLLNGILSLTKFDYIDKKDSPITVDKFPKNNKPKGNKIGLGVKVPLSYHLKSNSYSYVIDDYKNLFPLIEITEKFLIDQKLLIEQVEHNSVDRLIDILNINSLEETKEFDRVTGKTERQFHLNQIIKMLSKCKVYEYIFSKDINQLTELDRTVLVGTIVRLKTKDNIAFGKDLLIEYFSRDADIYNEEITKEKLFLMENYFPPSLTYLQNKYNIKCNYCESQSISNVLELLDDIEIETKSQNLDILKWVIKSEKKYLTQNDEIPLNYVYDSLDSLNEEKLSHLLEEIKFGKFPNITFNKFIRNEEDKERILFGLSARDRVLTTAIMFEINKILYGEFSSSNSYSYRLNYDFKKNDIFVNWNTLWLNYVKDIEDKILNEAYDNYYILKLDIKSFYEEINQVFLREMLYSKPTPMVELVLRNLNTTEKKFYINMCEYLIYAAERTSEKGVPQGPAFARYLAEIYLSSLDRLINSKLIEGFEHYFRYVDDLVIVLETKEKAEELFNLIKTHLGTRDLELNHKVKKGYVSDLKYDVISQDLEKYFIDGIDEATAPKKVIDKAITLLNKMFRNQEENINIKHLPFFLTHLINNDYIQSKLEEIILEITSSIIGRGSLFKHFYKNIIFGNLEKVDLKFYDHIYGLSRANFINELSRNIEKVPIVTIEQILKYYVNEELEPYEKIELYRVILKSGCNLRIIYDEQDLDIFIMLLQHTKAIKWDQDLLNQILKYLQSIEDKINILKIMDKILTNSHELDDNTRLVETLYITLSEHAQYVYKDHIKQLIFNLIAYLSLYIDENKIIEIWCNFHNLYQMTVESISTQEWYNYEKLINKNQIKDGSVIFILTRIFKKEGIDLNLGTNKTEEDYALYLFLYLFENKEFSGREEMKHKVREITKDKNIQFLDWCLSEDSRYFPNDETAIKNIRYNNRIVMMKNNELLVRGRPEIFVDYSESIIESESWYDNSQYKFMKLNIQERLMNLEEKINSMNLFKALDFVLKVKSESEFNGKYVNVFERGAFIESNNSLNLTFSKYDKVLVLEKSEPILNNKVKFTDELINTLLKARIAPLSYTFGPLEYHINVNDFKDDFIPKSITNNEEIIVYLEIFNNNLEKYLLTEGENIYSIELSKLMSIRDYVNTIENKKNLISDIRTKIQINRSSSNIKILNLYNSLYKNNTFEKHLIYSASKVNVNSLTQVINDIIGSIKSNMEFDDINFIVDFLIKELAKVTKLSTDITQLNFVEIERHINDESLIKISKIDFPIEDISFYEFGSNEDQKELTSKEIYRLLDLNYLYFDGNLLVALPNALGKTIEIIENKKGNYDKKNLVINATIRNTDYYLEALDVIRLQSDVSRNEADRRLNTFLLDVESKYYESILKVVSSYRCFTEEDMKSFVDIIKEKVDHSNGNDCFFPLKSKNDDNGLHQILYLRYKETFERDTIYEKRINGDIDKLKKQNKFDELILISDLGLSGSQLKNTLNSYISVTKGKNLKKGFHTIKDGGIFKDNLLNSSQITFLNCIYTDTFRETVIEYFINELGYPGKLNFIGIEISFKEHLFNTKVKNKRHKDLFIEFVKKYYSAENLRVQGKCYFEYLEQIEKADTRNMLIARYKSMPKYHNVVFTKNTSLLKYRDDQ; from the coding sequence ATGACTAATGTAAATCTGTTGAGCAAAAAAATAGATAATAATAATTTAAAGGAAATCTCTAAAGTACTTGAAAGGAGATTCTTTTATAATAAAGAAGCTTACGGGAAACAACAATTTGATGATAATAGAGTTGTTGTATATAAAACTATATATAATAAAATTGATCCTAATGTAATCAAAAATGCTATAGAAAATAAGCAAGCTATAATGGCCTATCAACAAAAATTCGATAAATTAAAATGGCTCTGCCTTGATTTTGATATAAAAAGCTCTGTACTTTACGAGGATTATAATTTTCATGAAGATAGCCTATATAAACCAATGTTAATAAATGACCTACATAAGATAATAGAGACATTACATAATTACAACATAAAATACTTGCTTGAATACTCTGGTAATAGAGGATTTCACGTTTGGATTTTTTTGGATAAAGAAATTAATAAACAGTTGGGTAGCACCTTGCTAAATGGCATATTAAGCCTTACTAAGTTTGATTATATTGATAAAAAAGACAGTCCTATTACAGTAGATAAGTTCCCTAAAAATAATAAACCAAAGGGAAATAAAATTGGTCTAGGTGTAAAAGTCCCTCTTTCCTATCACTTGAAAAGTAATTCATATTCGTATGTGATTGATGATTATAAAAACCTCTTTCCTCTTATTGAGATAACAGAGAAATTCTTAATCGATCAAAAACTTCTAATTGAACAAGTGGAGCATAACTCTGTTGATCGCCTAATTGATATCTTAAATATAAATTCCTTAGAGGAAACTAAAGAGTTTGATAGAGTTACGGGGAAAACAGAAAGACAGTTTCATTTAAATCAAATAATTAAAATGTTATCGAAATGTAAAGTTTACGAGTATATATTCTCTAAAGATATTAATCAGTTAACAGAGCTTGACCGCACAGTGCTTGTTGGGACAATAGTTAGATTAAAAACAAAAGATAACATAGCCTTTGGAAAGGATTTGTTAATCGAGTATTTTTCACGTGATGCTGATATATATAACGAAGAAATTACGAAAGAAAAGCTTTTTTTAATGGAAAACTATTTTCCTCCTTCATTAACCTATTTGCAAAATAAATATAATATAAAATGCAATTATTGCGAATCGCAATCAATATCTAATGTACTTGAGCTATTAGATGATATTGAAATTGAAACCAAGTCACAAAATTTAGATATCCTAAAATGGGTAATAAAGTCAGAGAAAAAATATTTAACTCAAAATGATGAAATACCTCTAAACTATGTATATGATAGTTTAGATAGCCTTAATGAAGAAAAACTTTCTCATTTGCTGGAAGAAATAAAGTTCGGAAAATTCCCTAATATCACTTTTAACAAATTTATTCGGAACGAAGAAGATAAAGAAAGGATTTTATTTGGTTTATCAGCAAGAGATCGTGTACTTACGACTGCAATTATGTTCGAAATAAACAAAATATTATATGGAGAGTTTAGTTCAAGTAATTCATATAGTTATAGGCTAAATTATGATTTTAAAAAAAATGATATATTTGTTAACTGGAATACGCTCTGGTTAAATTATGTAAAGGATATTGAGGATAAGATTTTAAACGAAGCATACGATAATTATTATATTCTTAAATTGGATATAAAGAGTTTCTACGAAGAAATTAATCAAGTTTTTTTGAGAGAAATGTTGTATAGTAAACCAACTCCAATGGTAGAACTAGTGTTAAGAAATTTAAATACTACTGAAAAAAAATTTTATATTAATATGTGTGAGTATTTAATCTATGCTGCTGAAAGAACCTCAGAAAAAGGCGTACCACAAGGACCAGCTTTTGCTCGTTATTTAGCAGAAATATATTTGTCTTCTTTGGACCGACTTATTAACAGTAAGCTAATAGAAGGATTCGAACATTATTTTAGGTATGTAGATGATTTGGTAATAGTTCTTGAAACCAAAGAGAAAGCTGAAGAATTATTTAATTTGATTAAAACTCATTTAGGGACAAGGGACCTAGAATTAAATCACAAGGTAAAGAAAGGATACGTTTCGGACTTAAAGTATGATGTAATAAGTCAGGATTTAGAGAAGTATTTTATTGATGGTATAGATGAGGCAACTGCACCTAAGAAAGTAATTGATAAGGCAATTACCCTATTAAACAAGATGTTTAGAAACCAAGAAGAAAACATTAACATAAAGCATTTGCCCTTTTTTTTAACACATTTAATTAATAATGACTACATACAATCAAAACTTGAAGAAATAATATTAGAGATTACAAGTAGTATTATAGGTAGAGGTAGTTTGTTTAAGCATTTTTATAAAAATATAATTTTTGGTAACCTTGAAAAAGTAGATTTGAAATTTTATGACCATATTTATGGGTTATCTAGAGCAAATTTCATCAATGAGTTATCAAGAAATATCGAAAAAGTACCAATAGTGACAATTGAACAAATATTGAAGTATTATGTAAATGAAGAATTGGAACCATACGAGAAGATAGAATTATACAGAGTAATCTTAAAAAGTGGATGTAATTTAAGAATCATCTATGATGAACAGGATTTGGATATTTTTATAATGTTGTTGCAACACACTAAAGCTATTAAATGGGATCAAGATTTATTAAATCAGATTCTTAAATATCTCCAGAGTATTGAAGATAAAATTAATATTCTCAAAATCATGGATAAAATACTTACTAATTCTCATGAATTAGATGATAATACGAGACTAGTTGAAACTCTTTATATTACTTTATCTGAGCATGCTCAGTATGTATATAAAGATCATATAAAACAATTAATATTTAATTTAATTGCGTACCTTTCTTTGTATATTGATGAAAATAAGATCATTGAAATTTGGTGCAACTTTCACAATCTATATCAAATGACAGTGGAATCAATTAGTACTCAGGAATGGTATAACTACGAAAAACTTATAAATAAGAACCAAATCAAAGATGGGTCTGTAATTTTTATTCTAACTAGGATCTTTAAGAAAGAAGGTATAGATCTTAACCTAGGTACAAATAAAACCGAGGAAGATTATGCTTTATATTTATTTCTTTATTTATTTGAAAATAAGGAATTTAGTGGTAGAGAAGAAATGAAGCATAAGGTAAGGGAGATTACTAAAGATAAAAATATACAGTTTCTTGATTGGTGTCTGAGCGAAGATTCTAGATATTTCCCAAATGATGAGACCGCAATAAAAAACATTCGTTATAATAACCGAATAGTAATGATGAAAAATAATGAACTGTTAGTCCGAGGAAGACCTGAAATATTTGTAGACTATAGTGAAAGTATTATTGAATCTGAAAGTTGGTATGACAATAGTCAATATAAATTTATGAAATTAAATATCCAAGAAAGATTAATGAACTTGGAAGAAAAAATAAATTCTATGAATTTGTTTAAGGCACTTGATTTTGTTCTTAAAGTTAAAAGTGAAAGTGAATTTAATGGTAAGTACGTTAATGTATTTGAGAGAGGTGCTTTTATAGAGTCAAATAATTCATTGAACCTTACATTTAGTAAATATGATAAGGTTTTGGTTTTAGAAAAATCAGAGCCAATTTTAAATAATAAAGTTAAATTTACAGACGAATTAATTAATACTCTTTTAAAAGCAAGAATTGCTCCGTTGTCTTATACATTTGGTCCATTAGAATATCACATAAATGTTAATGACTTTAAGGATGATTTTATACCTAAAAGCATAACTAATAATGAAGAAATAATTGTTTACTTAGAAATTTTTAATAATAATTTAGAAAAATATCTATTAACAGAAGGAGAAAATATTTATTCAATAGAGCTTTCAAAACTAATGAGTATTAGAGATTATGTAAATACAATTGAGAATAAAAAGAACCTTATATCAGATATAAGAACTAAAATACAAATAAATAGGTCTTCAAGTAACATCAAAATCCTAAATTTATATAATTCTCTTTACAAGAATAATACATTTGAGAAGCATCTAATCTATTCAGCTAGTAAAGTTAACGTAAATTCTTTAACTCAAGTTATAAATGATATTATAGGATCTATAAAGTCCAACATGGAGTTCGACGATATAAACTTTATTGTTGATTTCTTAATAAAAGAATTGGCGAAAGTAACCAAATTATCTACTGATATTACTCAGCTTAATTTTGTTGAAATAGAAAGGCATATTAATGACGAGTCATTAATTAAAATCTCTAAGATAGATTTTCCAATTGAAGACATATCTTTTTATGAATTCGGTTCTAATGAAGACCAAAAAGAACTTACATCGAAAGAAATTTACAGGCTATTAGATTTAAATTATCTCTATTTTGATGGGAATTTATTAGTTGCTTTACCAAATGCTTTAGGTAAGACAATAGAAATTATAGAAAATAAAAAAGGTAACTACGATAAAAAAAATCTTGTTATAAATGCAACCATTAGAAATACAGATTATTATTTAGAGGCCTTGGATGTTATAAGACTACAAAGCGATGTTTCAAGAAATGAAGCCGACAGAAGATTAAATACATTTTTATTAGACGTTGAATCTAAATATTATGAATCGATTCTAAAAGTAGTATCATCCTATAGATGTTTTACCGAGGAAGATATGAAATCGTTTGTAGATATAATTAAGGAAAAGGTTGATCATAGTAATGGTAATGATTGTTTCTTCCCTTTAAAATCAAAAAATGATGATAATGGTTTGCATCAAATATTATATTTAAGATATAAAGAAACATTCGAGAGAGATACAATTTATGAGAAAAGAATTAACGGTGACATCGATAAGTTAAAAAAGCAAAACAAATTTGATGAATTAATACTGATTTCTGATTTGGGATTAAGTGGTAGTCAATTGAAAAATACATTAAATAGTTATATATCTGTAACGAAAGGGAAGAATCTTAAAAAAGGCTTTCATACTATAAAAGATGGTGGCATCTTTAAAGATAATTTACTTAATTCAAGTCAAATTACGTTTCTTAATTGTATCTATACGGATACTTTCAGGGAAACAGTAATTGAATATTTTATTAATGAGTTAGGTTATCCCGGTAAACTCAATTTTATAGGTATAGAAATCTCTTTTAAGGAACATTTATTTAATACAAAGGTAAAGAATAAACGCCATAAAGATTTATTTATTGAATTTGTAAAAAAGTATTATTCTGCAGAAAATCTAAGGGTACAAGGAAAGTGTTATTTCGAGTATTTAGAACAAATTGAGAAGGCAGACACAAGAAATATGCTTATTGCAAGGTATAAGAGTATGCCTAAGTATCATAATGTTGTATTTACAAAAAATACCTCATTGCTAAAGTATAGAGATGATCAATAG
- the dcm gene encoding DNA (cytosine-5-)-methyltransferase, with protein sequence MTYTVVDLLAGIGGMTGGFIEAGCKVNWAIDIDKNANNVFSFNHPNINMHQGDIRNTQITKIPDCDILISGLPVQTFSYIKNTEYPFNSIENYIITKVLAAKKPPVVLLETVKGLLTIKDGKNLTWIIEELRNQGYYITYKIMNVKDYANLPYNKERLYIVGFREKLSFDNFSFPSVIPLEKSLLEVINIRGEEKEDAYYYSKDNKNYDFLHEIITEEYSIYQIRGFNKRNENYKSYKDICPSLTYTFRENFILDDYGIRNLTIQEYLDISGLHKYKLPSNIGKQNGYRLVSNASITPLIRRIANQICFALSKNDKSDEVIPIHSQTQGETEVFLEDTTDDFVDNQEQNINSKEKEKKYDNGLKNLIQNVENAGNNNEKGKALEVLIKQFFEQVEGFKVNTNKRTRTEEIDIHIRNESKSEFWRKETILLIGECKNWSKKAGKNELVIFKNKVENRRKRVGVGFFISWNGFSTTFTNESLRSSKEEIVIIPIDGNQIKEAIESKNIEEFIKEWYTSAVMS encoded by the coding sequence GTGACATATACAGTAGTTGATTTGCTCGCTGGAATAGGTGGTATGACCGGTGGCTTTATAGAAGCGGGATGTAAAGTGAATTGGGCAATAGACATTGATAAAAATGCAAATAATGTATTTAGTTTTAATCATCCTAATATTAATATGCATCAAGGTGACATAAGAAACACTCAAATCACAAAAATCCCTGATTGTGATATTTTAATTTCAGGATTACCTGTTCAAACGTTTTCTTATATAAAAAATACAGAATATCCCTTTAACAGTATAGAGAATTATATAATAACCAAGGTTTTAGCAGCTAAAAAACCTCCAGTTGTATTATTAGAAACTGTAAAAGGATTACTAACGATTAAAGATGGTAAAAATTTAACTTGGATAATAGAAGAACTAAGAAATCAGGGTTATTACATAACCTATAAGATAATGAATGTTAAAGACTATGCAAATTTACCTTATAACAAAGAAAGATTATACATAGTTGGTTTTAGAGAAAAACTGTCTTTTGATAACTTTTCGTTTCCAAGTGTTATACCACTAGAAAAATCTTTACTGGAAGTAATTAATATTAGGGGGGAAGAAAAGGAAGATGCTTATTACTACAGCAAAGATAATAAAAACTATGATTTTCTCCATGAAATAATTACAGAAGAATACTCGATTTATCAGATAAGGGGCTTTAATAAAAGAAATGAAAATTATAAATCATACAAAGACATTTGCCCCTCACTCACCTATACGTTTAGAGAGAATTTTATCCTTGATGATTATGGGATTAGAAATTTAACTATCCAAGAATATCTTGATATCTCTGGGTTACATAAATACAAGCTACCTAGTAATATCGGAAAGCAGAATGGTTATAGATTAGTAAGCAATGCAAGTATTACTCCTTTAATAAGAAGAATAGCTAATCAAATATGTTTTGCACTTAGCAAGAATGACAAATCTGATGAAGTAATTCCGATTCACTCCCAAACCCAAGGAGAAACCGAAGTATTTTTAGAAGATACAACTGATGATTTTGTTGATAATCAAGAACAGAACATTAATAGTAAGGAAAAAGAGAAAAAATATGATAACGGTTTGAAAAATCTTATACAAAATGTAGAAAATGCAGGTAATAATAATGAAAAAGGAAAAGCATTAGAAGTACTTATAAAACAGTTTTTCGAACAAGTTGAAGGATTTAAAGTAAATACTAATAAGAGAACTCGAACTGAAGAAATAGATATACACATTAGAAATGAATCAAAAAGTGAATTTTGGCGTAAGGAGACAATACTATTAATTGGTGAGTGTAAAAACTGGAGTAAAAAGGCAGGAAAAAATGAGCTAGTGATATTTAAGAATAAAGTTGAAAATAGAAGGAAGAGGGTTGGTGTAGGTTTCTTTATTTCTTGGAATGGCTTTTCGACTACTTTTACTAATGAAAGTTTGAGGAGTTCGAAGGAGGAAATAGTCATTATCCCAATTGATGGTAATCAAATTAAAGAAGCTATAGAAAGTAAGAATATAGAAGAATTTATAAAGGAATGGTACACATCGGCAGTCATGTCTTAA